The following proteins are encoded in a genomic region of Pseudodesulfovibrio mercurii:
- a CDS encoding HD-GYP domain-containing protein, translated as MGNIPSAGNGAHNGKHDGKGDGRGMVKVSPFMVIPSRVGGFSLYLKQGDRLVLYAEKGELFTEEHKQRLTLLGVDHLYVRAADYDQFTRYVQDNILEILDDEAIPVTERARVWSDATTSLAREAFDRSLPAPVDKRRFQRIRKLIADSLRFLSRDDALKELARFIRDGEETFHHGVGVMVLTVTTLCSFMKEDSDLLVAVGMGAILHDIGKLELPPDLFTRKFDTLSRADKDLVKSHPALGVGVCSALPLPQETLQCILFHHEREDGLGYPSGSTGPMLPSYVKVLILCNEYDNLTRPRNGRRLTPFEALARIKAMRSAFDMDMLRRLIEVLARADLTS; from the coding sequence ATGGGCAACATCCCTTCCGCCGGCAACGGCGCACATAACGGCAAGCACGACGGAAAAGGCGACGGCCGGGGCATGGTCAAGGTCTCGCCCTTCATGGTCATCCCCTCCCGCGTGGGCGGCTTTTCCCTGTACCTGAAGCAGGGGGACCGGCTGGTCCTGTATGCGGAAAAGGGCGAACTGTTCACCGAGGAGCACAAGCAGCGGCTGACCCTGCTCGGGGTGGACCACCTCTACGTGCGGGCTGCGGACTACGACCAGTTCACCCGCTACGTGCAGGACAACATCCTGGAAATACTGGACGACGAGGCCATTCCCGTAACCGAGCGCGCCAGGGTCTGGAGCGACGCGACCACGTCCCTGGCCCGCGAGGCCTTTGACCGTTCCCTGCCCGCGCCCGTGGACAAGCGCCGTTTCCAGCGCATCCGCAAGCTCATCGCCGACTCGCTGAGGTTCCTGTCGCGCGACGACGCCCTCAAGGAGCTGGCCCGGTTCATCCGCGACGGCGAGGAGACCTTCCACCACGGCGTGGGGGTCATGGTCCTGACCGTGACCACCCTGTGCTCGTTCATGAAGGAGGACTCGGACCTGCTCGTGGCCGTGGGCATGGGGGCCATCCTCCACGACATCGGCAAGCTGGAGCTGCCGCCCGACCTCTTCACCCGGAAGTTCGACACCCTGAGCCGCGCGGACAAGGACCTGGTCAAGTCCCACCCGGCCCTGGGCGTGGGCGTGTGCTCGGCCCTGCCCCTGCCCCAGGAGACCCTGCAGTGCATCCTCTTCCACCACGAGCGCGAGGACGGCCTGGGCTACCCCTCGGGGTCCACGGGCCCGATGCTCCCGTCCTACGTCAAGGTGCTGATTTTGTGCAATGAATACGACAATCTGACGCGGCCCCGCAACGGCCGCCGCCTGACCCCGTTCGAGGCCCTGGCGCGGATCAAGGCCATGCGCAGCGCCTTTGACATGGACATGCTCCGGCGGCTGATCGAGGTCCTGGCCCGGGCCGACCTGACCTCGTGA
- the uvrA gene encoding excinuclease ABC subunit UvrA has translation MHTTDSKSIHIEGARHHNLKDLTLDIPREKLVVICGPSGSGKSTLAFDIVYAEGQRRYVESLSAYARQFLPQMDKPDVDKVEGLSPAISLEQQTATRNPRSTVGTVTEVYDFLRVFFARLGKFYCPSCGKPIAAQTTDEIVETILAMEEGTKFLLLAPLVEHQKGTHKDLFAKLKKDGFVRVRVGGELYGLDEVPELEKNKKHTIDLVVDRLVLKDGIRKRLADSVELALEKGDERMIVSVVGGENAGDTFMSTLSTCPSCKISMPRLTPQLFSFNSPQGACPTCNGIGAVEYFEPDLIAPNKGLSLNEGGVIPWSNATRQRQYGPQLKKLGARHGFTLDTPLDQFSDEAWGALFYGDRETGWSGVVSILEYGREQAGVWDHWTARFQQSRPCPTCHGARLKPEALAVRVADKNMVEFTSMSIQRALEWLQDLKFSGHDTLISEPLLKELVHRLGFMVNVGLDYLSLGRNMATLSGGEAQRIRLASQLGSGLVGVTYVLDEPSIGLHPRDNQRLLDTLRSLQRRGNTVLVVEHDEPTIREADHVIEIGPNSGWLGGEIVFQGPVDELLKADSLTGKYLRGDLFIAPPEKRRKPKGQITLKKVQTNNLKDLDVDFPLGVMTCVTGVSGSGKSSLVMDSLYKHLLLHQGQKANDPGKIGGIQGVDKIEKVISIDQSPIGRTPRSNPATYTKIFDEIRKIFAGAKESRKRGYQPGRFSFNVKGGRCEACKGDGQIRVEMHFLPDVYVTCEACKGKRYNAQTLEVEYKGKNISEVLDMTVRQAREFFANHPALMRKLDVLADVGLEYLRLGQPATTLSGGEAQRIKISRELGKRSLPGALYILDEPTTGLHMHEVGKLIRVLHQLVDKNATVIVIEHNTDVIMASDHVIDLGPGGGEHGGEIVASGTPEEIIENPESVTGKFLL, from the coding sequence ATGCACACCACCGACTCCAAATCCATTCATATAGAAGGCGCCCGGCACCACAACCTCAAGGACCTGACCCTGGACATCCCCCGCGAAAAGCTGGTGGTCATCTGCGGTCCGTCCGGCTCGGGCAAGTCCACGCTCGCCTTCGACATCGTCTATGCCGAGGGTCAGCGCCGCTACGTCGAATCCCTGTCCGCCTACGCCCGCCAGTTCCTGCCCCAGATGGACAAGCCGGACGTGGACAAGGTCGAGGGGCTGTCCCCGGCCATCTCCCTGGAGCAGCAGACCGCCACCCGCAACCCGCGCTCCACCGTGGGCACCGTGACCGAGGTCTACGACTTCCTGCGCGTCTTCTTCGCGCGGCTGGGCAAGTTCTACTGCCCGTCCTGCGGCAAGCCCATCGCTGCCCAGACCACGGACGAGATCGTCGAGACCATCCTGGCCATGGAGGAGGGCACCAAGTTCCTGCTCCTGGCCCCGCTGGTCGAGCACCAGAAGGGCACGCACAAGGACCTCTTCGCCAAGCTCAAGAAGGACGGCTTCGTGCGCGTGCGCGTGGGCGGCGAGCTCTACGGCCTGGACGAGGTCCCGGAGCTGGAGAAGAACAAGAAGCACACCATCGACCTGGTGGTGGACCGGCTGGTCCTCAAGGACGGCATCCGCAAGCGGCTGGCCGACTCCGTGGAGCTGGCCCTGGAAAAGGGCGACGAGCGCATGATCGTGTCCGTGGTCGGCGGCGAAAACGCGGGCGACACCTTCATGTCCACCCTGTCCACCTGCCCGTCGTGCAAGATCTCCATGCCGCGCCTGACCCCGCAGCTCTTCTCCTTCAACTCGCCCCAGGGGGCCTGCCCGACCTGCAACGGCATCGGGGCCGTGGAGTATTTCGAGCCCGACCTGATCGCGCCCAACAAGGGCTTGTCCCTCAACGAGGGCGGCGTGATCCCCTGGAGCAACGCCACCCGCCAGCGCCAGTACGGGCCGCAGCTCAAGAAGCTCGGGGCGCGCCACGGCTTCACCCTGGACACGCCGCTGGACCAGTTTTCTGACGAGGCCTGGGGGGCGCTCTTCTACGGGGACCGCGAGACCGGCTGGTCCGGCGTGGTCTCCATCCTGGAATACGGCCGCGAACAGGCGGGCGTGTGGGACCACTGGACCGCCCGGTTCCAGCAGTCGCGTCCCTGCCCGACCTGCCACGGCGCGCGCCTCAAGCCCGAGGCCCTGGCCGTGCGCGTGGCCGACAAGAACATGGTCGAGTTCACCTCCATGTCCATCCAGCGCGCCCTGGAGTGGCTCCAGGACCTGAAATTCTCCGGCCACGACACGCTCATCTCCGAGCCGCTCCTCAAGGAGCTGGTCCACCGCCTCGGGTTCATGGTCAACGTGGGGCTGGACTACCTGTCGCTCGGCCGGAACATGGCCACCCTCTCGGGCGGCGAGGCCCAGCGCATCCGGTTGGCCTCCCAGCTGGGCTCCGGCCTGGTGGGCGTGACCTACGTGCTCGACGAGCCGTCCATCGGCTTGCACCCGCGCGACAACCAGCGGCTCCTGGACACCCTGCGCTCCCTGCAACGGCGCGGCAACACCGTGCTCGTGGTCGAGCACGACGAGCCGACCATCCGCGAGGCGGACCACGTCATCGAGATCGGCCCCAACTCGGGCTGGCTCGGCGGCGAGATCGTCTTCCAGGGGCCGGTGGACGAGCTGCTCAAGGCGGACTCCCTGACCGGCAAATACCTGCGCGGCGACCTGTTCATCGCCCCGCCCGAGAAACGCCGCAAGCCCAAGGGACAGATCACCCTGAAGAAGGTCCAGACCAACAACCTCAAGGACCTGGACGTGGACTTCCCCCTCGGGGTCATGACCTGCGTGACCGGCGTGTCCGGCTCGGGCAAGTCCTCCCTGGTCATGGACTCCCTGTACAAGCATCTGCTCCTGCACCAGGGCCAGAAGGCCAACGATCCCGGCAAGATCGGCGGCATCCAGGGGGTCGACAAGATCGAGAAGGTCATCTCCATCGACCAGTCTCCCATCGGCCGCACCCCGCGCTCCAACCCGGCCACCTACACCAAAATATTCGACGAGATCCGCAAGATCTTCGCCGGGGCCAAGGAGTCGCGCAAGCGCGGCTACCAGCCGGGCCGGTTCTCCTTCAACGTCAAGGGCGGCCGCTGCGAGGCGTGCAAGGGCGACGGCCAGATTCGGGTGGAGATGCACTTCCTGCCCGACGTCTACGTGACCTGCGAGGCGTGCAAGGGCAAGCGCTACAACGCCCAAACCCTGGAGGTCGAGTACAAGGGCAAGAACATCTCCGAGGTCCTGGACATGACCGTGCGCCAGGCCCGCGAGTTCTTCGCCAACCACCCGGCGCTCATGCGCAAGCTCGACGTGCTGGCAGATGTGGGCCTGGAATACCTGCGGCTGGGCCAGCCCGCCACCACCCTGTCCGGCGGCGAGGCCCAGCGCATCAAGATATCCCGCGAGCTGGGCAAACGCTCCCTGCCCGGTGCGCTCTACATCTTGGACGAGCCGACCACCGGCCTGCACATGCACGAGGTGGGCAAGCTCATCCGCGTGCTGCACCAACTGGTGGACAAGAACGCCACGGTCATCGTCATCGAGCACAACACGGACGTGATCATGGCCTCGGACCACGTCATCGATCTCGGCCCCGGCGGCGGCGAACACGGCGGTGAAATCGTGGCCTCGGGCACCCCCGAGGAGATCATCGAGAATCCCGAGAGCGTGACCGGGAAGTTTCTGTTGTAA
- a CDS encoding DUF4911 domain-containing protein, translating into MASPSRRRPRKRVCPPPPQWSARTYIRIDPSDIGLFRFLMEGYDNLGVFTVVNKFKGILLLRYSPHLKREMQTFLKAASTEMKVDILPAPLKES; encoded by the coding sequence ATGGCATCCCCATCGCGTCGAAGACCCCGCAAAAGGGTCTGCCCCCCACCCCCGCAATGGTCCGCGCGGACCTACATCCGCATCGACCCGAGCGACATCGGCCTCTTCCGCTTCCTCATGGAGGGTTACGACAACCTCGGCGTGTTCACCGTGGTCAACAAATTCAAGGGGATTCTCCTGCTCCGCTACAGCCCGCACCTCAAACGCGAGATGCAGACCTTCCTCAAGGCCGCGTCCACCGAAATGAAGGTGGACATCCTGCCCGCCCCGCTCAAGGAATCCTGA
- a CDS encoding PqqD family protein — MFRKKRPEPAISRAEALNMVPVRNEAVEVLELPDGPVRLAYPLAVKPWFGRLADKVGLWDGRPMTKTVELDEMGAFVWRHIDGERSVRDIARAFTEAYQVQPREAELAVTAFIKTIGQRGIIGLK; from the coding sequence TTGTTCCGGAAGAAGCGGCCTGAACCGGCCATATCCCGCGCCGAGGCCCTGAACATGGTCCCGGTGCGCAACGAGGCCGTGGAGGTCCTTGAGCTGCCCGACGGCCCGGTCCGCCTGGCCTATCCCCTGGCGGTCAAGCCATGGTTCGGCCGGTTGGCCGACAAGGTCGGTCTGTGGGACGGCAGGCCCATGACCAAGACCGTGGAGCTGGACGAGATGGGCGCCTTTGTCTGGCGTCACATCGACGGCGAGCGCTCCGTGCGCGACATCGCCCGCGCCTTCACCGAGGCCTACCAGGTCCAGCCCCGCGAGGCGGAACTGGCGGTGACCGCCTTCATCAAAACAATAGGTCAACGCGGAATAATAGGGCTGAAGTAG